One window from the genome of Bradyrhizobium xenonodulans encodes:
- a CDS encoding Lrp/AsnC family transcriptional regulator yields MKLDKIDIRILCELQKNGRISNVELAELINLSPSPCLMRVKRLQTEGFITGYSAQIDVAKLGQTLTVFAEITLKNHRQIDFARFLTTIEKIDSVVECHLVSGGYDYLVKFITAGISEYQAVMERLVEMDIGIDKYFSFVVLKSPIVKSHLPLESIFDG; encoded by the coding sequence ATGAAGCTCGATAAGATCGACATCAGGATTTTATGCGAACTGCAAAAGAACGGGCGGATTTCCAACGTCGAGCTCGCGGAGCTGATCAACCTTTCCCCGAGCCCCTGCCTGATGCGCGTCAAGAGGCTTCAGACGGAAGGCTTCATTACCGGCTATTCCGCCCAGATTGACGTTGCCAAGCTCGGACAAACTCTAACCGTCTTCGCCGAAATCACCCTGAAGAATCATCGGCAGATCGATTTCGCCCGCTTTCTCACGACGATCGAAAAGATCGATTCCGTCGTCGAGTGCCATCTCGTTTCAGGCGGGTACGACTATCTCGTGAAATTCATCACGGCAGGGATCAGCGAATACCAGGCGGTCATGGAACGCCTGGTCGAGATGGATATCGGCATCGATAAATACTTCAGTTTCGTCGTGCTGAAGTCCCCGATCGTGAAATCTCATTTGCCTCTCGAAAGCATATTCGACGGCTAG
- a CDS encoding ABC transporter ATP-binding protein has protein sequence MTSAPQPSASEDVALAVRDLTVSLPAGMERAYAVENVSFELKRGQILCIIGESGSGKSVTANAIMGLLPRSIRVSSGAIRLEGMDLVGLSSDKLRDLRGRVVSMIFQDPLSALNPLMTVGAQIEEVMAAHGVGTPKSRRSRAMELLTEVGLPDPPLMYHQYPFRLSGGQRQRVMIAMALALEPAILIADEPTTALDVTTQAQILQLIRDIQRRKGMSVMFITHDFGVVAEIADSVVVMEKGHCVEQGSAEQVLKSPSHLYTRRLIAAVPHLTGKDRVPAEAAATSSVLKVECLVKTYRSGSALFGRQRIVPAVNGVSFDLSPGRTLGVVGESGSGKSSLGRLLIKLLDSDSGSILFEGRDVARLSEAEFRPLRPKIQMIFQDPFASLNPRSTVGQILTVGPIAHGVSRKEAREQARELLAHVGLDAGTFDRYPHEFSGGQRQRIGIARALMFKPKLLIADEAVSALDVSIQAQILKLLDQIQRETGVSMIFITHDLRVASQICDEIAVMHRGQVVEHGPPSQIFLNPKSAYTRELVAAIPGEQQSSSRAVGSQSTLAGHSHK, from the coding sequence ATGACCTCTGCCCCGCAACCTTCAGCCTCAGAGGATGTGGCACTCGCGGTCCGTGACCTGACCGTGAGCTTGCCGGCGGGCATGGAGCGCGCGTACGCAGTCGAGAACGTTTCCTTCGAATTGAAGCGCGGCCAGATTCTCTGCATCATAGGCGAATCCGGATCGGGCAAGTCGGTCACGGCCAACGCGATCATGGGGCTCCTGCCCAGGTCGATCCGCGTGTCCTCGGGAGCAATCCGTCTGGAAGGGATGGATCTGGTCGGACTTTCGTCGGACAAACTACGCGACCTCCGCGGCCGTGTCGTGTCCATGATCTTTCAAGACCCGCTCTCCGCGCTCAATCCGTTGATGACGGTGGGCGCGCAGATCGAGGAAGTGATGGCGGCGCACGGCGTGGGTACGCCGAAATCCCGTCGTAGTCGCGCCATGGAACTGTTGACCGAGGTGGGCCTGCCGGATCCGCCGCTGATGTATCATCAGTATCCCTTCCGGCTCTCCGGCGGGCAGCGACAGCGGGTGATGATCGCCATGGCTCTGGCTTTGGAGCCGGCGATCCTGATCGCCGACGAGCCGACCACCGCACTCGACGTGACGACCCAGGCACAAATTCTGCAACTGATCCGCGACATTCAACGCCGCAAGGGAATGAGCGTGATGTTCATTACCCATGACTTTGGAGTTGTGGCGGAGATTGCCGATTCCGTCGTGGTGATGGAGAAAGGGCATTGCGTGGAGCAGGGGAGCGCCGAACAGGTGCTGAAATCCCCCAGTCATCTCTACACGCGCCGCCTGATCGCGGCCGTGCCGCATCTGACGGGCAAGGACCGTGTTCCAGCGGAAGCTGCGGCCACGTCCTCCGTTCTGAAGGTCGAATGTCTGGTCAAGACTTACCGGAGCGGCAGTGCGCTGTTCGGTAGGCAGCGGATCGTACCCGCGGTCAATGGCGTGTCCTTCGACCTTTCACCGGGACGCACACTGGGCGTTGTCGGCGAAAGCGGCTCCGGCAAATCATCCCTCGGGCGATTGTTGATCAAGCTCCTCGACAGCGACAGCGGCTCTATCCTGTTCGAGGGACGCGACGTCGCCCGGCTTTCCGAAGCCGAGTTTCGGCCGCTTCGCCCAAAGATCCAGATGATTTTCCAGGATCCATTTGCCTCGCTCAATCCCCGATCGACGGTCGGGCAAATACTGACGGTTGGTCCGATCGCGCATGGAGTGTCTCGCAAGGAGGCACGTGAGCAGGCACGAGAGCTCCTGGCCCATGTCGGCCTGGATGCGGGAACGTTCGATCGTTATCCCCACGAGTTCTCCGGTGGCCAGCGCCAACGCATCGGAATCGCTCGGGCGCTGATGTTCAAGCCGAAGCTGCTGATCGCTGACGAGGCGGTTTCCGCACTCGACGTGTCGATCCAGGCGCAGATCTTGAAGCTGCTGGACCAGATTCAGCGGGAGACCGGGGTGTCGATGATCTTCATTACGCACGATCTGCGCGTGGCCAGCCAGATCTGCGATGAAATCGCAGTCATGCATCGAGGGCAGGTCGTCGAGCACGGCCCCCCATCGCAGATCTTCCTGAATCCGAAATCCGCCTATACGCGAGAACTGGTCGCTGCCATCCCCGGCGAGCAGCAGAGCAGCTCCCGCGCCGTTGGAAGCCAATCGACATTGGCCGGACATAGCCACAAATGA
- a CDS encoding 2-hydroxyacid dehydrogenase: MAFLFNSDAARGAVFRQAFARELPDLEFYHSSECIEPEKVRYLLTWNVPDDVSRFRNLEVVFSIGAGVDQFKSETIPDHVKLVRMVEDGIIRMMQEYVVLGVLTLHREVLAYCEQQRKGLWRPLLTSQATDRRVGFLGLGMLAQAAIDRLRPFRFPLAAWSRSKKVVEGVTCFHGEDQLGSFLQGTDILVCLLPLTGQTSGILNARLFSLLPVGARLLHVGRGPQLDHGALIEALDSGHLAAAMLDVTDPEPLPENHPLWSHPKVIITPHIASVTQPHTAAQSVIENIRRHRVGQDPIGLVDRTLGY; encoded by the coding sequence ATGGCGTTCCTTTTCAATTCCGATGCTGCTCGGGGGGCTGTTTTCCGGCAGGCCTTTGCCCGCGAGCTCCCTGATCTCGAATTCTACCATTCCAGTGAATGCATCGAACCTGAAAAGGTGCGTTACCTGCTGACCTGGAATGTGCCAGACGATGTCTCACGCTTTCGCAATCTGGAAGTGGTCTTTTCAATTGGCGCCGGGGTCGACCAGTTCAAGTCGGAAACCATACCCGACCACGTGAAGCTCGTGCGCATGGTCGAGGATGGCATCATACGCATGATGCAGGAATACGTCGTCCTTGGTGTGCTGACGCTGCATCGCGAGGTGCTTGCGTATTGCGAGCAGCAGAGAAAAGGGCTTTGGCGGCCTCTTTTAACGTCCCAGGCGACCGATCGGCGCGTCGGTTTCCTGGGCCTTGGGATGCTGGCGCAAGCTGCGATCGATCGCTTGAGGCCGTTCCGATTCCCCCTTGCCGCGTGGAGCCGCAGCAAGAAGGTGGTCGAGGGTGTCACCTGCTTCCATGGCGAGGATCAGCTTGGCAGTTTCCTGCAAGGAACGGATATCCTCGTCTGTCTTCTGCCCCTGACGGGGCAAACGAGCGGCATCCTGAACGCAAGGCTCTTCTCGCTTTTGCCGGTGGGAGCGAGGCTGCTCCATGTCGGCCGCGGCCCGCAGCTTGACCACGGTGCACTCATCGAGGCGCTCGACAGCGGGCACCTTGCGGCCGCCATGCTTGACGTCACCGATCCCGAGCCGCTGCCGGAGAACCATCCACTCTGGTCGCATCCGAAAGTGATCATCACGCCGCATATCGCGTCCGTGACTCAACCGCATACGGCAGCACAATCCGTCATAGAGAACATCCGGCGCCACCGCGTCGGACAGGATCCGATCGGCCTCGTCGATCGAACGCTCGGCTACTAA
- a CDS encoding formate dehydrogenase subunit gamma, producing the protein MASFGRFIRLALGACALVLVIVAAPASAQQVNPTASSVKEQQLLQELNRIQGRVSIPDQRSGVLEQPQGREWREFRNVTLRWIGGVAIVGMLALLVVFYLTRGMVRLESGRSGRSIVRFTMFERFVHWMTATCFIILAISGLNITFGRPLLLPLIGFEAFSEWSQWAKYAHSYLSFPFTIGVILIFLMWIAGNIPNKVDVAWIRRGGGIVGHDHPPAYRFNAGQKMIYWIVVIGGGLVAATGYQLMFPFYIGGIGGMQMAQIIHSVVAVLFVAAMIAHIYIGTIGMEGAFEAMGSGEVDLNWAREHHSLWLEEQSGRTGPNDQRPQQATAAAE; encoded by the coding sequence ATGGCGTCATTTGGAAGGTTCATTCGCCTGGCGCTTGGCGCATGCGCGCTGGTTCTGGTGATTGTGGCGGCTCCAGCGAGTGCCCAGCAGGTCAACCCGACCGCAAGCTCCGTCAAAGAGCAGCAACTGCTGCAGGAGCTCAACCGGATTCAGGGCCGTGTCAGCATTCCGGATCAGAGGTCGGGTGTGCTCGAACAGCCGCAGGGGCGCGAATGGCGGGAGTTTCGCAATGTCACGCTGCGCTGGATTGGCGGCGTCGCGATTGTCGGCATGCTGGCGCTGCTCGTGGTCTTCTATCTCACTCGTGGCATGGTGCGTCTCGAAAGCGGGAGATCGGGACGCAGCATCGTGCGCTTTACCATGTTTGAGCGCTTCGTGCACTGGATGACCGCCACCTGCTTCATCATCCTCGCGATCTCGGGACTGAACATTACCTTCGGACGGCCGCTGTTGTTGCCGTTGATCGGCTTTGAAGCCTTCTCTGAATGGTCGCAATGGGCGAAATACGCCCACAGCTATCTGAGTTTCCCATTCACCATCGGCGTCATCCTGATCTTCCTGATGTGGATCGCGGGAAATATCCCGAACAAGGTGGATGTTGCCTGGATCAGGCGGGGAGGGGGCATTGTCGGCCATGATCATCCGCCGGCCTATCGCTTCAATGCCGGCCAGAAGATGATCTACTGGATCGTCGTGATCGGGGGAGGCCTCGTTGCAGCGACGGGATACCAGCTGATGTTCCCGTTTTACATAGGCGGCATCGGAGGCATGCAGATGGCCCAGATCATCCACTCCGTGGTGGCCGTGCTGTTTGTGGCCGCAATGATTGCGCACATCTATATCGGCACGATCGGGATGGAGGGAGCTTTCGAGGCCATGGGTTCGGGCGAGGTCGACCTCAACTGGGCGCGTGAGCATCATAGCCTGTGGCTCGAGGAACAGAGTGGGCGGACCGGACCGAACGATCAACGGCCGCAACAAGCGACCGCAGCGGCGGAATGA
- a CDS encoding cupin domain-containing protein encodes MSLLITIDTNPDFAPKDALPAPERLISGNPSFKTWAQDASKGEKVLTGVWEATPGETHSIKGTTFEFCHILSGLIEIEEKGGETRRYRAGDSFVMKPGFVGVWRTIETVRKIYVCHYD; translated from the coding sequence ATGTCACTTCTGATCACCATCGACACCAATCCGGACTTCGCACCGAAAGACGCCTTGCCCGCCCCGGAACGGCTCATTTCTGGCAATCCATCTTTCAAGACCTGGGCACAGGACGCCTCGAAAGGCGAGAAGGTGCTGACCGGCGTCTGGGAAGCAACGCCGGGCGAGACCCATTCCATCAAGGGCACCACCTTCGAGTTCTGCCACATTCTCTCGGGCCTCATCGAAATCGAGGAAAAGGGTGGCGAGACCAGGAGGTACCGCGCCGGCGACAGCTTTGTCATGAAACCTGGCTTCGTCGGGGTCTGGCGTACGATCGAGACCGTGCGAAAGATCTACGTCTGCCATTACGACTGA
- a CDS encoding NAD-dependent succinate-semialdehyde dehydrogenase translates to MIAMKDKDLFRQQALIGGNWRDASTKATVDVIDPASQNVLGTIPDMGRDETRAAIDAAAAAFKHWKTKAHAERAALLERWYELMRRHEQDLALLLTLEQGKPLAESLGEIRYGASFVKWFAEEARRINGSTIPSPTVDRRILVLKEPVGVSGIITPWNFPNAMITRKVAPALAAGCTVVIKPSEFTPFSALAIAVLAERAGIPAGVINIVTGMPAEIGQELMANETVRKISFTGSTRVGALLMKGAADNIKRLSLELGGNAPFIVFDDADLDRAVEGAIASKFRNGGQTCVCCNRILVQSGIYDAFAQKLASQVAKMKVGPGTEDDVAIGPMINGAAIEKIKRHVTDALNKGAKIISESEAVPEGRQYARPLVLSGATTEMLLASEETFGPVAPLFRFETEDEAIAIANGTPFGLAAYFYTENLKRSWRVAEALEFGMVGLNTGLISTEVAPFGGVKQSGLGREGSQLGIEEYLETKALHIGGLD, encoded by the coding sequence ATGATTGCGATGAAGGACAAGGATCTGTTTCGCCAGCAAGCCCTGATCGGCGGCAATTGGCGGGATGCGAGCACGAAGGCCACCGTTGATGTCATCGATCCCGCGAGCCAGAATGTGCTTGGCACCATCCCCGACATGGGTCGAGACGAGACCAGGGCAGCAATCGACGCAGCGGCCGCTGCGTTCAAGCATTGGAAGACCAAGGCTCACGCAGAGCGCGCGGCGCTGCTGGAGCGCTGGTATGAGCTCATGCGTCGGCATGAGCAGGACTTAGCGCTTCTGCTGACGCTGGAACAGGGCAAGCCGCTTGCTGAATCGCTCGGAGAGATCCGGTACGGGGCATCCTTCGTCAAATGGTTTGCGGAAGAGGCACGGCGGATCAACGGATCGACCATCCCGTCACCAACTGTCGACCGCCGCATCCTGGTGCTGAAAGAACCGGTCGGCGTCAGCGGAATCATCACACCCTGGAATTTCCCAAATGCGATGATCACGCGGAAGGTCGCACCTGCACTTGCCGCGGGCTGTACTGTCGTTATCAAGCCCTCCGAATTTACGCCTTTTTCGGCTCTCGCCATCGCTGTTCTGGCTGAGAGGGCCGGAATTCCGGCGGGCGTGATCAACATCGTGACGGGCATGCCGGCGGAGATCGGCCAGGAGCTGATGGCCAACGAAACCGTCCGCAAGATTTCGTTCACCGGATCGACGCGCGTCGGTGCTTTGCTGATGAAAGGCGCAGCCGACAACATCAAGAGGCTCAGCCTCGAGCTCGGCGGCAACGCACCGTTCATCGTTTTTGACGATGCCGATCTCGACCGGGCTGTCGAGGGCGCGATTGCGTCGAAGTTCCGCAACGGCGGACAGACCTGCGTCTGCTGCAATCGCATTCTCGTTCAATCCGGCATTTACGACGCCTTCGCCCAGAAGCTTGCCAGCCAGGTCGCAAAAATGAAGGTCGGTCCCGGCACGGAAGACGACGTTGCGATTGGGCCGATGATCAATGGCGCGGCGATCGAGAAGATCAAGCGGCACGTTACCGACGCCCTGAATAAGGGTGCAAAAATCATCTCGGAGAGCGAGGCTGTGCCGGAAGGTCGGCAATATGCCCGGCCTCTCGTGCTCAGCGGTGCGACGACTGAGATGCTGCTCGCTTCGGAGGAGACCTTCGGGCCGGTCGCTCCGCTTTTCCGGTTCGAGACCGAGGACGAGGCGATTGCGATCGCAAACGGTACGCCATTCGGCCTTGCGGCGTATTTCTACACTGAAAACCTGAAGCGTTCCTGGCGGGTTGCGGAAGCGCTGGAGTTCGGCATGGTCGGCCTGAACACGGGCTTGATTTCGACTGAGGTTGCGCCGTTCGGTGGCGTCAAGCAGTCCGGCTTGGGGCGCGAGGGATCTCAGCTCGGGATCGAAGAATATCTCGAGACCAAGGCGCTCCATATCGGCGGGCTGGATTGA
- a CDS encoding NAD(P)/FAD-dependent oxidoreductase, with protein sequence MSAPLMHIDSSPTLPREADVVVIGGGVVGVFTSYYLARRGLKVALLEKGRVAAEQSSRNWGWCRQQNRDARELPIATRSLDLWEKVAQETGEDTGFRRCGLLYLSNNENELAGWAKWRDFARTVGVTTHMLSADEANERGKATGRKWKGGVFSPTDGTADTSKAVPIAARAIMAAGGTVHQRCAARGLELSGGQVSGVVTEAGTIRTRTVVMAGGAWASSFCNQLGIRFPQASVRQSILAVAPGAAGLPDALYTELASLTRRGDGGYTLAISGRARVDPTPQQFRFSREFLPMFARRWRSLSPGAFEGLRQGHESLVKWRLDEVTPMELNRTLDPRPNMRQIRLTHRRACELVPEIRDVAISNVWAGYIDSTPDGIPAIGEVESIPGFILAAGFSGHGFGIGPGAGHMIADLITGREPIVDPRPYRPERLKTGAWSKVAEF encoded by the coding sequence ATGAGCGCGCCGCTCATGCATATCGATTCCAGTCCGACACTGCCTCGGGAAGCCGACGTCGTCGTCATCGGCGGCGGGGTGGTTGGCGTGTTCACGAGCTACTACCTGGCGCGTCGAGGCCTCAAGGTCGCCTTGCTGGAAAAGGGCCGTGTCGCCGCCGAACAGTCCAGCCGCAACTGGGGATGGTGCCGCCAACAGAACCGCGACGCGCGCGAGTTGCCGATCGCAACCAGGAGCCTCGATCTCTGGGAGAAGGTTGCCCAGGAGACTGGTGAAGATACGGGTTTCCGCCGCTGCGGTCTCTTGTATCTGTCGAACAATGAGAACGAGCTGGCGGGCTGGGCAAAGTGGCGAGACTTCGCCAGGACCGTCGGCGTTACGACGCACATGTTGAGTGCGGACGAAGCGAACGAGCGCGGCAAGGCGACGGGCCGCAAGTGGAAAGGTGGCGTCTTCTCTCCAACCGACGGGACGGCAGATACCTCAAAGGCAGTGCCCATCGCCGCGCGCGCGATCATGGCGGCGGGTGGCACCGTGCACCAGCGATGCGCGGCGCGGGGCTTGGAGCTCAGTGGCGGCCAAGTCAGCGGAGTCGTGACCGAAGCGGGCACGATCCGAACCAGGACAGTGGTTATGGCAGGAGGTGCGTGGGCCTCGTCGTTCTGCAACCAGCTTGGAATTCGTTTCCCGCAAGCGTCCGTGCGCCAGTCCATTCTCGCCGTGGCTCCTGGCGCCGCTGGCCTGCCTGATGCTCTTTATACCGAGCTTGCCTCACTCACCCGGCGTGGCGACGGCGGATACACGCTCGCCATCAGCGGGCGCGCGCGAGTTGACCCCACGCCGCAGCAATTCAGATTCAGCCGCGAATTCCTGCCCATGTTCGCCCGCCGGTGGCGAAGTCTCAGCCCGGGGGCTTTCGAGGGCTTGAGGCAAGGTCACGAGTCCCTGGTGAAATGGAGGCTCGATGAGGTGACTCCGATGGAGCTGAACCGGACGCTCGATCCCCGCCCCAACATGAGGCAGATTCGGCTGACACATCGACGAGCTTGCGAGCTCGTGCCTGAAATCCGGGACGTCGCAATCTCAAACGTTTGGGCCGGCTACATCGACAGCACGCCGGACGGCATTCCCGCAATCGGTGAAGTTGAGTCGATTCCCGGTTTCATCCTGGCAGCGGGGTTCAGCGGCCACGGCTTCGGCATAGGCCCCGGCGCGGGACATATGATCGCCGACTTGATCACCGGCCGCGAACCGATCGTCGATCCGCGCCCCTATAGGCCGGAGCGGCTGAAAACGGGCGCTTGGAGCAAAGTCGCCGAGTTCTGA
- a CDS encoding haloacid dehalogenase type II, producing the protein MATFRPKYVTFDCYGTLTNFDMAGAARRVYGSQLSATTMASFIKDFAAYRLDEVLGAWKPYFEVVHNSVERTCKRNGIVFRPEDAQRINDEIHTWGPHPDVPAGLAKVAREIPLVILSNSMKNLIMSNVEKLGAPFHTVITAEETGAYKPHMKGFEYMFDKLGCGPEDITHVSSSFRYDLMTAYDLGIKSKVWVNRGHEPANPFYEYTEVADIGGLAAAVGLEPLRKSA; encoded by the coding sequence ATGGCAACGTTTAGACCGAAATACGTCACCTTCGACTGTTACGGCACGCTCACCAATTTCGACATGGCCGGCGCGGCAAGGAGAGTTTACGGCTCTCAACTTTCTGCCACGACGATGGCAAGTTTCATCAAGGATTTCGCTGCCTATCGTCTGGACGAGGTTCTTGGCGCATGGAAGCCGTACTTCGAGGTCGTGCATAATTCGGTAGAGCGCACGTGCAAGCGCAACGGTATCGTGTTTCGGCCAGAGGATGCCCAGCGCATCAATGATGAGATCCACACATGGGGTCCACATCCCGACGTCCCGGCGGGCCTGGCCAAAGTTGCCAGAGAGATTCCGCTGGTTATCCTGTCGAACTCCATGAAGAACCTCATCATGTCGAACGTGGAGAAGCTCGGCGCTCCCTTCCACACGGTCATCACGGCCGAGGAAACCGGAGCCTACAAGCCCCACATGAAAGGCTTTGAGTACATGTTTGACAAGCTGGGCTGCGGCCCGGAAGACATTACCCACGTCTCCTCTTCCTTCCGCTACGACCTGATGACGGCCTATGACCTCGGCATCAAGAGCAAGGTCTGGGTGAACCGCGGTCACGAGCCCGCGAACCCCTTCTATGAATACACCGAGGTCGCTGACATCGGAGGGCTTGCCGCAGCTGTCGGCCTGGAGCCCCTGCGCAAAAGCGCGTGA
- a CDS encoding aspartate aminotransferase family protein, producing the protein MLSNSLIELDRAHLIHPVSSYRSHEATGVRVLKSAKGATLTDVSGRQLLDGFAGLWCVNAGYGQDSIVEAATRQLRELPYATGYFGLGSDPAIRLAARLAELAPGDLNHVYFTLGGSDAVDSTIRFIRYYYHAKRTPQKDRFISVESGYHGSSTAGSGLTALPAFHTGFGVPYNWQHKIPSHYAYRNPVGSHPQAIIAASVAALHAKIAELGADRVAAFYVEPIQGSGGVLVPPPSWLKAMHAVCKEHDILFVADEVITGFGRVGPFFACEEDDVMPDLMTTAKGLTSGYVPMGAVLMSDRVYNTIADGAGKTAVGHGYTYSAHPVSAAVGLACLDLYENGLLDNGRKAGHRLMQGLRALADHPLVGDIRGRGMLAAIELVTDKERKTPLPAEADAARRIFDRAWDNGLVIRAFAQGVLGYAPPLCCTDADIDGIIERTRMTLDQTLQDKDVRAAMKG; encoded by the coding sequence ATGTTGAGCAACTCGCTGATTGAACTCGATCGCGCGCATCTGATTCATCCGGTCTCATCCTATCGCAGCCACGAGGCGACTGGCGTCCGTGTGCTGAAGTCAGCGAAGGGCGCGACGCTGACCGATGTTTCGGGACGACAATTGCTCGACGGCTTCGCCGGCCTGTGGTGTGTCAATGCGGGCTACGGACAGGACAGTATCGTTGAAGCGGCGACGAGGCAGCTCCGCGAACTACCTTATGCGACGGGCTATTTCGGGTTGGGCTCCGACCCGGCCATCCGGTTGGCCGCAAGGCTTGCCGAATTGGCGCCTGGCGATCTGAACCATGTCTATTTCACCCTGGGCGGCTCCGATGCCGTCGACAGCACGATCCGGTTCATTCGGTACTATTATCATGCCAAGCGTACGCCGCAGAAGGACCGGTTCATTTCCGTCGAATCTGGCTACCACGGATCGTCGACGGCGGGCTCCGGTTTGACCGCGCTACCGGCTTTTCATACGGGCTTCGGAGTGCCGTACAATTGGCAGCACAAGATTCCATCGCACTATGCCTATCGCAATCCGGTCGGCTCCCATCCCCAGGCTATCATTGCCGCCTCGGTTGCGGCGCTGCACGCCAAGATCGCCGAACTGGGCGCCGATCGCGTTGCCGCCTTCTATGTCGAGCCGATACAGGGCTCGGGCGGCGTCCTCGTTCCGCCGCCGTCCTGGCTGAAGGCGATGCACGCTGTTTGTAAGGAGCACGACATTCTGTTCGTTGCCGACGAGGTCATCACCGGCTTTGGCCGTGTCGGTCCGTTCTTCGCCTGTGAAGAGGACGACGTCATGCCGGATCTCATGACCACGGCAAAGGGATTGACTTCCGGTTATGTGCCGATGGGAGCCGTTCTGATGTCGGACCGCGTCTACAACACGATCGCGGACGGTGCCGGCAAGACGGCCGTCGGCCACGGCTACACCTATTCCGCACATCCCGTCAGCGCAGCCGTTGGGCTCGCTTGCCTCGACCTCTACGAGAACGGCCTGCTCGACAACGGCCGCAAGGCTGGGCACCGCCTGATGCAAGGCCTCCGCGCGCTGGCCGATCATCCGCTTGTCGGCGATATCAGGGGGCGGGGCATGCTGGCCGCAATCGAGCTTGTCACCGACAAGGAACGCAAGACGCCCCTGCCGGCGGAAGCCGACGCGGCGCGCCGTATTTTCGACCGCGCATGGGACAACGGCCTCGTCATCCGTGCCTTTGCACAAGGCGTGCTGGGCTATGCGCCGCCGCTCTGTTGCACGGATGCGGACATCGACGGCATCATCGAGCGGACCAGGATGACGCTCGACCAGACGCTCCAAGACAAGGACGTCCGCGCGGCCATGAAAGGATAA
- a CDS encoding GNAT family N-acetyltransferase: MGRTVRVKSFELMAKDINDVDVTLLHALSTGVGWPHRPKDWDFLRRAGHGIVAVDGIGRVFGSAMWFPHGHDFATIGLVITSPRTQAQGTGRWLMEQVFERCGDRNLTLNSTHAAYHLYLSLGFTKEATVYQWQGEVVSPPPVPGLAGELSSLSTANIGEIAAVDERAFGTNRRKLLALLSEGASISVLRRGGETVGYSMKREFGRGHVIGPIVASNDCDAIHLTAVHLRDLAGQFVRVDTREQTGLFADFLQQSRLGMTDTVTTMSKGRRFLNRKENEPWVYGLAGHALS, encoded by the coding sequence ATGGGACGAACGGTACGCGTGAAGTCCTTTGAACTGATGGCCAAGGACATCAACGACGTTGATGTGACACTACTTCACGCGCTCTCGACCGGGGTTGGCTGGCCGCATCGGCCCAAGGATTGGGATTTCCTGCGGCGCGCTGGTCACGGCATCGTAGCCGTTGATGGGATAGGCCGCGTCTTCGGTAGCGCGATGTGGTTCCCACATGGGCACGATTTCGCGACCATTGGCCTGGTGATCACATCGCCCCGAACCCAGGCGCAGGGTACTGGCCGCTGGCTCATGGAGCAGGTGTTCGAGCGGTGTGGCGATCGGAATTTGACCCTCAACTCAACCCATGCCGCCTATCATCTGTATCTGTCACTGGGGTTCACAAAGGAAGCCACCGTGTATCAGTGGCAAGGAGAGGTCGTGTCGCCACCGCCGGTGCCCGGTCTGGCCGGTGAATTGAGCTCGCTGTCCACCGCGAACATCGGAGAGATCGCGGCAGTGGACGAACGCGCGTTCGGAACGAACCGGCGGAAGCTGCTCGCATTGCTGTCTGAAGGTGCCTCAATCTCCGTCTTGCGCCGCGGCGGAGAGACCGTGGGTTATTCCATGAAGCGCGAATTCGGGCGCGGTCATGTGATCGGCCCGATCGTTGCCAGCAATGATTGTGATGCGATCCATCTCACCGCTGTGCATCTTAGGGATCTCGCGGGACAATTCGTCCGCGTCGATACGCGGGAGCAGACGGGTCTGTTTGCCGACTTCCTTCAACAGAGCCGCCTCGGAATGACCGACACCGTCACAACGATGTCTAAGGGCCGGCGATTCCTGAACAGAAAAGAAAATGAGCCGTGGGTGTACGGGCTAGCCGGTCACGCGTTGAGCTGA